A segment of the Frankineae bacterium MT45 genome:
CGTCGGAATTGTTTCGACGCGGCCCGTGTTCTGACGAGGTGAGCACAGCCGACGCGCCGTTCGGCGCCATTCTGCAGATGACGGCCCTCCCGGGTAAGCGTGATGAGGTGCTTCAGATCCTGACGCACTACGCACGGACGCTCGAAGGCGAGCCCGGCACTACTCTCTTCGCGGTGTCGCTGGATCCGAACGATGAGAACCTGGTCTGGATCTGGGAGGAGTTCGCCAACGGAGCCGCTGTGCAGGCGCACTTCGAGCACGACTTCTTCCGCGCCCTGCAACTCGAACTGGCCGATCTGCTCGACGGGCCCGCTTCGGTTCGTCCGCTGGCCCCGGTGGTCCGCCGCGTGCAGGAGGTCGTCGCCGAGTCCGGCGACTAGAAGTCACGGGTCGGGTATGTCAGCTCGTGAACGAGCGAAATGGGGAGCCATCTCCCCTGTTCCGGAAAATGGCTCCCCCACAGCGGTCGGGTTCCGCTCAGCAGAACTTCTGACTCGTGCCGGCCCCGTGCGTCTGCGGCGTCGTCATCAGTGAGCACGGCGAGATGCCGTTGCTGGTGAGGACGTCGCGAACCTCGGTCGTCTCGGCGCCGCTCAGCGCTGGTGTGCGGGAGAGGACGAACGCGCTCGCCCGGTCGGGCGACACGACCACCGCCCACCGATACGCCGAGTCCAGGCCGACTATCTCGTAGTTCGGGCCGCCGAAGTACAACTGCTGCCCGAAGAGATTCAGAAACGACACAGTGAGCACCGAGTTGGCTGGAGCGTTTTCGACCCGGGCCACTCCGAGCACTCGGCTGGACGAACCCCACCAGGTGGTGCAGGTGTTGTTCACCCCGACCGTCCCGTCACTCTTCGCGGTGTACACCGCTGTCACGTTCCGCGCGCACTGCACCTCGAAGATCTGTGGAATGGCAGCGACCTGGTACCAGGAGCCGACATAGCGGGTGAGATCCACCGATGCCACCGGCTGGACGGGACCGGCCGCTGACTGACTCGTCGCCTTGAGCGGTGCGGCCTCGGCCGACGAGACCGGCAGCAGCGCAATCGCCGAGAGCACGCAGAGAGAAATGAGAAGTCGCGTCTTCATACGACGGTTCCCGCGCTCAGCTGGCACAGAGCGTGACGACAGCGGTGCCAAATACGAGCGAACCGTTGGTGGGTAACGAGACTCCAAAGGTGGAGTTCAAAGCCCCGGCTCCGGCCGGATCGAGCCGCAGCGTGATGCCGCTGAGCACCGTCGCGCCCGTGCGCGAGGAGACCTTGAGTCCCGAAAGATCAAGGTCGAGGAGTGCCACCTTGGCCGACGCACCATTCACCCTTGTTGCGTAGACCTTGCCGGCGGCGAGATCGATGTCGAAATTAGTGACCGCGAGGTGCTTGCCCCTGAGGTTGACGAAGTAGATGCCGCCGCTGTGCAGGATGTCGCCACTTACCGTTGCCAGCGACGGGTCGCCGCCGGTGATCGGGAAGCCGTACGTGACGTTCAAGCCGTGTTGGAATCCGAGCGAGAAATGGGTCTGCGGGAGCACCGGAAGGGGCAGGATTCCCGCTTTGAGCAGGGTCGCTGCGATCCCGGGCGCAGTGGTCACCGAGGTGACCCCGGACAGCGCTGCCGATCTCTTGACCGGCGCGGCAGCGGAAGCCGACGTGGGCATCATCAGGGTGGCCGCGAGCATGGCGGTGAGACTGATGATGCCGAGCAGAGATAGCCGAAGACGGCGGATTAATGAGCGCATCGTGCGATCCTCCAGAGAGCGAACGTGCTTAGCCGGGTTGGATAACCGACCCCGGCGCCCGGTGTGATCACCGGACGCGAGGGAGTACGTCCCCCGGCCGCTGTTTGGATGCCGAAAGATGCGGAAAAAGAAACTTCGCTGGGTATGCATCCGATCAAGCCCACGCCGACGTAGTACCTGCGCAGGGGCAGCGACAGCGGCCCCCGCTGAAACCGTGAGGACGCCGCAGAATCGACCGCCGAGAGGAGCAGCATGTCGGACATGCCGCCCCCGTCCGGCTCGTCACGACTTCCCGAAGAGGCGCAGCGTCCCGAAGCGGCGCAGCAGCGGCCCGCTGAGGCGCAACGACCCGAAGCGGCGCAGCAGCGACCCGAAGAGGCACAGCGGCGAGACGCATCGGGGGATGCTCTGCCCGCCACCTCTGCGGGCCCATCCGGTCGGCCACTCCCCCCTCGCCGACCGGATGCCTTCGGCCGGCCGGGCCCCCTCGGCCGGCCGGAGGAGGACGTACGCCTTGACGCCGCCTTCCCCACCGGAGATGGGCAGGTATTGAAGCAGAGCTACGACCGCTACGGCGGTGTGGTTTATCGGACCGCACTGCGCTGCCTGCCTTCACCGGCCGACGCCGAGGAGGTCACCCAGACGACTTTTCTCTCGGCGTGGCAGGCTCGGGCCACCTATCAGCCTCAGACCGCACCACTTGGCGCCTGGCTGGTCGCTATTGCCCGGCGCCGGGCGATCGATCGGCTACGGGTCTTAGCCCGTGAGCAGCTCATCGCTGGTGCCGCCGCTGAGGCCGCAGCGACCCACCGGATCGACTACGCGGCCGATCCGGCGAAGTTGCTGGACAGAATGGTGGTGGCCGACGAGCTGGCTCAGCTGCCGGAACCGCAGCGTCGGGTGCTTGAGCTTGCCTTCTTCGACGACCTCACCCACACCCAGATCGTGAGCGTTACCGGACTCCCGCTGGGCACCGTCAAGAGTCATCTCCGCCGTGGGCTGCTCCAACTTCGACGCCGATGGGAGGTGGATGGTGCACCAGCAATCTGATCCCGGCGAGCCGGAACGCCTAGACGCAATCGTCCTGGGCGCCTTCGGCGAGCGTCTCTCCGACGTCGACAGCGCACACCAGGGCGGCTGCCTTGAATGCATGCAGGAGCGCGTGAGTCTGGCCCACATCGTGCAGCTGGCCCGCAACCCGGTCGAGTCGACGGCAATGTCCGACGCCCGCCCGCCGTCCAGCGTCTGGGCTGGCATCGCGGCCGAGCTCGGCCTGGACGTCGATCCGTCTCCGATGAATACGACTTCGGTGGAGCCAGCGGTCGAAGCCGTCCCGCTGGCTGCTCCTGACTCGGTGACGCCGATCGGACGACCCGCACACCGGGTTCAGCTGAACCGTTCTGGTCGCTGGCTGCTGGCTTCGGTGGCTGCCATCGCCCTCATCGCCGGGGTCTGCGGTGGCTACCTGCTCGGACATTCACGGACGACTACCAGGACGGTGGCCGTCTGCGCGACCAATCAAGCCGCGCTGGCTCAGATGCCGGACGGGCCGGCTGGTGCGTCCGGCGAGGCGGCCGTCGCCTGCTCGGCCAGCGGTCCGTCGCTGCGGGTGACGACGTCCAAGTTGCCGCTACGCGAGGGGTTCTACGAAGTGTGGCTCTACGCCCCGACCTCGGGAAAAATGGTTGCAATCGGCAATCTTGGCGCGAACGGCACCGGTGCCTTCACCCTGCCGTCCGGAGTGGATCTGCGGGAGTTCCACATCGTCGACGTCTCGGCTCAGCAGTACAACGGCAATCCGGCTCACGGGCAGAGCGTCCTGCGTGGACCGCTCACCAGCTGAGCACTCAAGGGACCGTCGTCAGACCGCCCTGCCAGAATCACGGAATGACCGACGAACGCACCGCCCTTCAGACGTTCTTGGACGCGCAGCGATGGACGGTGCTCCAGATCCTGGACGGCCTCGACGAAGGGTTGCTGCGGACTCCGATAGTTGCCTCCGGCTGGACTCCCCTCGGCCTCGTCGAACACCTAGGCCTCGCCGAGCGGCACTGGTTTCAGGAGGTCGCACTGGGTCAGGCCGACCCGCTCCCCTGGCCTGCCGATGATGGCGACTATGACGAGACGGCCCCGTTGCTCACCGACCGTCCGACCGAGGTCGTCTTCGACTTCTACCGCGAGCAGATCGAGAGGTCGACTGCCGTTCTCGCCTCGACGTCTCTCGACGCCCGGCCACTCGGGAGCCACGATATGGAGGGCACGGAGGACGTCGTCAACCTGCGGACTCTTGTGCTGCACATGATCGAGGAGACTGCTCGGCACGCCGGGCATCTGGACGTCGCCCGCGAGCTGCTCGACGGGCGCACCGGTCTCGGCCCACGCTAGGCAGATCACTGCAGACTGTGGGCCCACGCGGGATCGACTGGGCCGTGCAGCAGCGCACGATTCCCGAGCGGAGCCCGCAGTGACAGGGTTGTCCGACCAACCCTCAACTCGTCCGAGCACGCGTGATCGCCGTTGGTGCGGCTGAGTGCCCAGACCTCGACCGAACTTGCCGACTCGGAGACCTGGAATCCCACCGGATGGGTGCAGCCGCCGCCCGCGGTGTAGTAGACATCCAAGGTCTTCTGGCTGAGCACCGCCACCAATCGCCAGGGCATGCTGTTCAGCCCCGCACCCTGAGCCGGCGTGAGAACCTTGGTCGGTTGCGGTTCTCCGAGATTCACTGACGAGTGGAACGGTGTCAGAGGGTCGCGCACGGCCGGCACGAGTGGCTGTATCGATGGCTTCGCTGGTGAGTCTTCAAGCGCATTGCGGACGATCGAAACACCAAGCAGCAGAGTGCCGATCGTGACGACTGCGATCGCCGCGCGCCGCGATCGGGTCGCTCGACGCGGCCGGAGCCGCACGTCGCTTGCCGGTTCGCTCATAGGGAGAGAATTTCATGGGTGGCCGGTTGACTGACCCGCTATGACCAAGTCGTTATCGAGCTGAACTCGAAGCGCGCTCACGAGTAGCGTTCGTCTGAGAGGAAGGGAGTGCGCGTGGCTGAGGTTCACAACACCACGATGAAGCCG
Coding sequences within it:
- a CDS encoding Quinol monooxygenase YgiN; this encodes MSTADAPFGAILQMTALPGKRDEVLQILTHYARTLEGEPGTTLFAVSLDPNDENLVWIWEEFANGAAVQAHFEHDFFRALQLELADLLDGPASVRPLAPVVRRVQEVVAESGD
- a CDS encoding apolipoprotein D and lipocalin family protein, which produces MKTRLLISLCVLSAIALLPVSSAEAAPLKATSQSAAGPVQPVASVDLTRYVGSWYQVAAIPQIFEVQCARNVTAVYTAKSDGTVGVNNTCTTWWGSSSRVLGVARVENAPANSVLTVSFLNLFGQQLYFGGPNYEIVGLDSAYRWAVVVSPDRASAFVLSRTPALSGAETTEVRDVLTSNGISPCSLMTTPQTHGAGTSQKFC
- a CDS encoding RNA polymerase sigma-70 factor, ECF subfamily (manually curated) → MPPPSGSSRLPEEAQRPEAAQQRPAEAQRPEAAQQRPEEAQRRDASGDALPATSAGPSGRPLPPRRPDAFGRPGPLGRPEEDVRLDAAFPTGDGQVLKQSYDRYGGVVYRTALRCLPSPADAEEVTQTTFLSAWQARATYQPQTAPLGAWLVAIARRRAIDRLRVLAREQLIAGAAAEAAATHRIDYAADPAKLLDRMVVADELAQLPEPQRRVLELAFFDDLTHTQIVSVTGLPLGTVKSHLRRGLLQLRRRWEVDGAPAI
- a CDS encoding Anti-sigma-K factor rskA, with amino-acid sequence MHQQSDPGEPERLDAIVLGAFGERLSDVDSAHQGGCLECMQERVSLAHIVQLARNPVESTAMSDARPPSSVWAGIAAELGLDVDPSPMNTTSVEPAVEAVPLAAPDSVTPIGRPAHRVQLNRSGRWLLASVAAIALIAGVCGGYLLGHSRTTTRTVAVCATNQAALAQMPDGPAGASGEAAVACSASGPSLRVTTSKLPLREGFYEVWLYAPTSGKMVAIGNLGANGTGAFTLPSGVDLREFHIVDVSAQQYNGNPAHGQSVLRGPLTS